In Clostridium sp. 'White wine YQ', the following proteins share a genomic window:
- a CDS encoding uracil-DNA glycosylase: MSVNIKNSWNDLLKDEFEKEYYLKLRQFLITEYKTTTIFPNMGDIFNALEYTPYENVKAVILGQDPYHGPGQAHGLSFSVKPGVKIPPSLVNMYKELRDDLGCYIPNNGYLKKWAEQGVLLLNASLTVREHLANSHKGKGWELLTDKIISLLNDRTDPVVFILWGNNAISKEKFITNPQHYIIKSVHPSPLSASRGFFGSKPFSKTNDFLKSIGKTPIDWQIENI; encoded by the coding sequence ATGTCGGTAAACATAAAAAATAGTTGGAATGACTTATTAAAAGACGAATTTGAAAAAGAATATTATTTAAAACTTAGACAATTTCTTATTACAGAATATAAAACCACAACAATTTTCCCTAATATGGGTGATATTTTTAATGCATTAGAATATACTCCTTACGAAAATGTGAAGGCTGTAATACTAGGTCAAGATCCATATCATGGACCTGGCCAGGCACATGGTTTAAGCTTTTCAGTAAAACCTGGTGTTAAAATTCCACCATCTCTAGTTAATATGTATAAGGAACTTAGAGACGATTTAGGTTGTTATATTCCTAATAACGGCTACCTAAAAAAATGGGCTGAACAAGGAGTTTTACTTCTAAATGCCTCACTTACAGTTAGGGAACATCTTGCTAACTCTCACAAGGGAAAAGGATGGGAACTACTAACTGACAAGATAATATCCTTGTTAAATGATAGGACTGACCCAGTAGTTTTTATACTTTGGGGAAATAATGCTATTTCAAAGGAAAAATTTATAACAAATCCTCAGCATTATATTATAAAATCTGTTCATCCAAGTCCATTGTCTGCTTCAAGAGGTTTCTTTGGTTCAAAGCCATTCTCTAAAACTAATGACTTTTTAAAATCCATAGGAAAAACTCCTATAGATTGGCAAATAGAGAATATATAA